The Ahaetulla prasina isolate Xishuangbanna chromosome 14, ASM2864084v1, whole genome shotgun sequence genome includes a region encoding these proteins:
- the SSTR5 gene encoding somatostatin receptor type 5 gives MDPLYLSITFPDTNVSFSTNTTDNATVTDFSTSSSIRSVFIPIIYLLVCVIGLSGNTLVIYVVLRYAKMKTVTNIYILNLAIADVLFMLGLPFLATQNAISYWPFGTFTCRLVTAFDGINQFTSIFCLTVMSLDRYLAVVHPIKSTKWRQPRIAKLISVAVWTLSFLVVLPMIIFADVQEDFHTCNMSWPDPIEIWSAVFIIYTSVLGFFGPLLVICLCYLLIVIKVKSSGIRVGSTRRRRSERKVTRMVVIIVVVFVFCWLPFYIVNIVNLIFILPEEPFLVGIFSFVVVLSYANSCANPILYGFLSENFKQSFQKVLCLHKGNSIEDGDPTDLRQEKSTHLKDTMLPQRNDNFNGHMLTSKV, from the coding sequence ATGGATCCCTTGTACCTATCTATCACGTTTCCAGATACTAATGTCTCCTTTTCGACAAACACAACAGACAATGCAACGGTTACAGATTTTTCCACCTCCTCCAGTATCCGTTCTGTCTTCATACCGATCATTTACCTTCTGGTTTGTGTTATCGGACTGAGTGGGAACACTTTGGTCATCTATGTGGTTTTGCGTTACGCCAAAATGAAGACCGTGACCAACATCTACATTCTGAACTTAGCCATCGCTGATGTCCTCTTCATGTTGGGCTTGCCATTCCTCGCCACCCAAAATGCCATCTCCTACTGGCCCTTTGGAACATTCACCTGTAGGCTAGTGACTGCTTTTGATGGCATTAACCAATTCACCAGCATCTTCTGCCTGACTGTCATGAGCCTCGACCGCTACCTTGCAGTGGTCCATCCTATTAAATCTACCAAGTGGCGCCAGCCAAGGATAGCCAAATTGATCAGTGTGGCCGTCTGGACTTTATCCTTTTTGGTGGTCCTTCCCATGATTATATTTGCTGATGTCCAGGAAGATTTTCATACCTGTAACATGAGCTGGCCTGATCCCATTGAGATATGGTCAGCTGTGTTCATCATCTATACATCAGTGCTCGGTTTCTTTGGCCCCTTGCTGGTGATATGCCTCTGCTATTTGTTGATTGTCATTAAAGTGAAATCCTCTGGGATCAGAGTTGGCTCTACAAGACGCCGGCGGTCAGAGCGGAAAGTGACCAGAATGGTGGTCATCATCGTTGTGGTTTTCGTTTTCTGCTGGCTTCCCTTCTACATTGTCAACATCGTCAATTTGATATTCATTTTGCCAGAGGAGCCATTCTTGGTGGGCATTTTCTCCTTTGTGGTGGTTCTCTCTTACGCCAACAGCTGCGCCAATCCCATCCTTTACGGCTTTCTTTCAGAAAATTTCAAGCAGAGCTTTCAGAAGGTCCTGTGCCTCCATAAAGGCAACAGCATTGAAGACGGTGACCCCACCGACCTCCGGCAGGAGAAGAGTACCCATCTGAAGGACACAATGCTGCCTCAGAGGAACGACAACTTCAATGGGCACATGCTGACTAGCAAGGTGTAG